A genomic region of bacterium (Candidatus Blackallbacteria) CG13_big_fil_rev_8_21_14_2_50_49_14 contains the following coding sequences:
- a CDS encoding molecular chaperone DnaJ: MRTGFIDYYQTLGLDKKASADEIKKAYRKLARKYHPDVNPNNEGASRKFKQVNEANEVLSDPDKRKKYDTYGEQWQHADQIEQMRRHQGQGQQYTYNTDFGDGFSDFFHSVFGSMFGNNPFAGGGNPFAGGGPRPGQNRRPAKGQDYETEVQLTLEDLLHDHKRTLTIDGRQIRLTIPAGVPDGQTIRVRNQGGEGGPGTEKGDLYVTFRVRSHPSLERKEADLHLKLDLDLYTAILGGELEIRTLEGSLRLKIRPGTQNGTRMRLREKGLPVYKNNTQRGDLFVNLEVRLPEELSAEEKELFEKLAALRKK; encoded by the coding sequence ATGCGTACAGGTTTTATTGACTATTACCAAACCCTGGGGCTGGATAAAAAAGCCAGTGCCGATGAAATCAAAAAAGCCTATCGCAAACTGGCGCGAAAATACCATCCCGATGTCAACCCCAACAATGAAGGTGCCTCGCGAAAATTCAAACAGGTAAACGAAGCCAACGAAGTACTTTCAGATCCTGACAAACGCAAGAAATATGATACCTATGGCGAACAATGGCAGCATGCCGATCAGATCGAACAAATGCGCCGACACCAGGGGCAAGGTCAGCAATATACCTATAATACGGATTTTGGCGACGGGTTTTCAGACTTTTTTCATTCGGTGTTTGGTTCCATGTTTGGCAATAACCCGTTTGCGGGCGGAGGCAATCCTTTCGCAGGGGGAGGGCCCCGTCCAGGCCAAAACCGGCGCCCGGCAAAGGGCCAGGACTATGAAACCGAAGTGCAGCTCACACTTGAAGATCTGCTCCACGACCACAAACGCACCCTGACGATTGATGGGCGTCAGATTCGCCTGACGATCCCTGCCGGGGTGCCTGATGGTCAAACCATCCGGGTGCGCAATCAAGGCGGCGAAGGGGGCCCCGGCACAGAAAAGGGAGATCTCTACGTGACCTTCCGGGTTCGATCACACCCCAGCCTGGAGCGCAAAGAAGCCGATCTGCATCTAAAATTGGATTTGGACCTCTATACCGCTATTTTAGGGGGCGAGCTTGAAATTAGAACCCTTGAAGGCTCTCTCAGACTTAAAATTCGACCCGGTACACAAAATGGGACCCGCATGCGCCTTCGGGAAAAAGGACTGCCTGTGTATAAAAACAATACCCAACGCGGTGATTTATTTGTCAATCTGGAAGTCCGCCTGCCCGAAGAACTCAGTGCAGAAGAAAAAGAACTCTTCGAAAAACTGGCAGCACTGCGAAAAAAATAA